Proteins encoded together in one Streptomyces sp. TLI_171 window:
- a CDS encoding glutamate ABC transporter substrate-binding protein, translating to MRNARSRTLIAAAALVAGLLGAGGSAAGAGGAPALAPAAAPQSEVEADTCDTAASLPPRQEAGAKIRKIRERGAVVVGIDQSAYNWGYRNPLTGAIEGFDIDLAHAVAKSVLGDPAKIVLRTVSTAHRIDAVKNGEVDMVIRAMTITCERKKDVAFSVPYFRVSQRVVVPKSRHVRTVDEAMRGKRVCAALNSSSHTELKANSRGAAEIRTPDNQLDCLVLMELGEVDATLTDSSLAAAQVAQDPTVELAGESFQYTYMGVAMNQNDTDLVAWVNQVLVDWKANGWQSSYDTWLKASMGAPDPYRP from the coding sequence ATGCGCAACGCAAGGTCCCGGACGCTGATCGCGGCCGCGGCGCTGGTCGCGGGCCTGCTCGGGGCGGGCGGTTCGGCCGCCGGCGCGGGCGGCGCCCCGGCGCTGGCCCCCGCCGCGGCCCCGCAGTCCGAGGTGGAGGCCGACACCTGCGACACGGCTGCCTCGCTGCCGCCCAGGCAGGAGGCCGGCGCGAAGATCCGCAAGATCCGCGAGCGCGGTGCGGTGGTGGTCGGCATCGACCAGAGCGCCTACAACTGGGGGTACCGCAACCCGCTGACCGGCGCCATCGAGGGCTTCGACATCGACCTGGCGCACGCCGTCGCCAAGTCGGTGCTCGGCGACCCCGCGAAGATCGTGCTGAGGACGGTGTCCACCGCGCACCGGATCGACGCGGTGAAGAACGGCGAGGTCGACATGGTGATCCGCGCCATGACCATCACCTGCGAGCGGAAGAAGGACGTCGCCTTCTCCGTGCCGTACTTCCGGGTCTCGCAGCGGGTGGTCGTCCCGAAGTCCCGGCACGTGCGGACGGTGGACGAGGCGATGCGGGGCAAGCGGGTCTGCGCCGCGCTGAACTCCTCCTCGCACACCGAGCTGAAGGCGAACTCCCGTGGCGCGGCCGAGATCCGAACGCCCGACAACCAGTTGGACTGCCTGGTGCTGATGGAACTCGGCGAGGTGGACGCCACCTTGACCGACAGTTCGCTGGCCGCCGCCCAGGTCGCCCAGGACCCGACCGTGGAACTCGCCGGCGAGTCCTTCCAGTACACGTACATGGGCGTCGCGATGAACCAGAACGACACCGACCTGGTCGCCTGGGTCAACCAGGTGCTGGTCGACTGGAAGGCGAACGGCTGGCAGTCCAGCTACGACACCTGGCTGAAGGCCAGCATGGGGGCCCCGGACCCGTACCGGCCGTGA
- a CDS encoding nucleosidase, with amino-acid sequence MRLIGTVDPDRPLLVVALPEEAAYFDGGLPVLLTGMGKLNAAAALATVLGRGERPSGIVNLGTAGALKPGLGGTHEIARVLQHDLDTPLLEQLTGRPMDGPIDLAPAGPVLATGDRFVSADADRDLLARSADLVDMEGYAIATVARRAELPVRLVKHVSDAAGDGALRSWQESVDECARLLAGWVDAQLG; translated from the coding sequence ATGCGTCTGATCGGAACCGTCGACCCCGACCGCCCCCTGCTCGTCGTCGCGCTGCCCGAGGAGGCCGCGTACTTCGACGGCGGCCTGCCGGTGCTGCTGACCGGCATGGGCAAGCTCAACGCCGCGGCGGCGCTGGCCACCGTGCTGGGCCGCGGCGAGCGGCCGTCCGGGATCGTCAACCTGGGCACCGCCGGGGCCCTGAAGCCCGGTCTCGGCGGCACCCACGAGATCGCCCGGGTGCTCCAGCACGACCTGGACACCCCGCTGCTGGAGCAGCTGACGGGCCGTCCGATGGACGGGCCGATCGACCTCGCCCCGGCCGGTCCGGTGCTCGCCACCGGCGACCGCTTCGTCTCCGCCGACGCCGACCGCGACCTGCTGGCCCGCAGCGCCGACCTGGTCGACATGGAGGGCTACGCGATCGCCACCGTGGCCCGCCGCGCCGAACTGCCGGTCCGGCTGGTCAAGCACGTCAGCGACGCGGCCGGCGACGGCGCGCTGCGCAGCTGGCAGGAGTCGGTCGACGAGTGCGCCCGGCTGCTGGCCGGCTGGGTCGACGCGCAGCTGGGCTGA
- a CDS encoding MarR family winged helix-turn-helix transcriptional regulator, with protein MNGVELFLLGRTLMKLGEDALPEPPGGSGRYPGGTRNVLIAAGDVAAHPGTTVGEVATRTGLPQSQISTAVARLKEAGAVTTAPDPADRRRTLLHPAARPDRVAEIRSAGIDGALAAALGGDPDPDRLAELTAALDVLARHLLPGGAP; from the coding sequence GTGAACGGAGTCGAACTCTTCCTGCTGGGCCGCACCCTGATGAAGCTCGGCGAGGACGCCCTGCCCGAGCCGCCCGGCGGCAGCGGCCGCTACCCCGGCGGCACCCGCAACGTGCTGATCGCCGCCGGCGACGTCGCCGCCCACCCCGGCACCACCGTCGGCGAGGTGGCGACCCGCACCGGCCTGCCGCAGAGTCAGATCTCCACCGCGGTGGCCCGGCTGAAGGAGGCCGGCGCGGTGACCACCGCCCCCGACCCGGCCGACCGCCGCCGCACCCTGCTGCATCCGGCCGCCCGGCCCGACCGGGTCGCCGAGATCCGCTCCGCCGGCATCGACGGCGCGCTGGCCGCCGCCCTCGGCGGCGACCCCGACCCGGACCGACTGGCCGAACTCACCGCCGCCCTCGACGTGCTGGCCCGGCACCTGCTTCCCGGCGGCGCCCCCTGA